The following proteins are encoded in a genomic region of Bacillus sp. FJAT-22090:
- a CDS encoding (deoxy)nucleoside triphosphate pyrophosphohydrolase — protein sequence MKKSVHVVGAIIENDNNEIFCALRSPEMSLPNLWEFPGGKIETGETPEQALHREIKEEFDCAIEVGQKVEDTTYEYEKFIVRLETYKAKLLEGFPIATEHSDTRWVTRENLHKLTFAPADIPAVEKIVKEK from the coding sequence ATGAAGAAGTCAGTCCATGTTGTTGGTGCAATTATCGAAAATGATAACAATGAAATTTTTTGTGCTTTAAGAAGTCCCGAAATGTCCCTTCCGAATCTTTGGGAATTCCCAGGTGGTAAAATTGAAACTGGAGAAACCCCGGAGCAAGCATTACATCGTGAAATAAAAGAAGAATTTGATTGTGCAATTGAGGTTGGTCAGAAGGTCGAAGATACAACATATGAATATGAAAAGTTTATCGTTAGATTAGAAACTTATAAAGCAAAACTATTAGAAGGTTTTCCTATCGCCACTGAGCATTCTGACACGAGATGGGTAACTCGTGAAAACTTACATAAACTTACTTTCGCACCAGCGGATATTCCAGCTGTTGAAAAAATCGTAAAAGAAAAGTAG